A single region of the Nicotiana sylvestris chromosome 6, ASM39365v2, whole genome shotgun sequence genome encodes:
- the LOC138870178 gene encoding uncharacterized protein: MVSRVEEAMNIRQQQQEVKNYQVQKQMQCNKGKTIKFKRSSSNVEEDGASSAILLLACIACASSHL; this comes from the coding sequence aTGGTATCCAGAGTGGAAGAAGCAATGAACATAAGGCAACAGCAGCAAGAGGTCAAAAATTACCAAGTCCAGAAGCAGATGCAATGCAACAAAGGAAAAACAATTAAGTTCAAGCGGAGCAGTTCCAATGTTGAAGAAGATGGTGCTTCTTCTGCTATTCTCTTGCTTGCTTGTATTGCCTGTGCCTCTTCCCACCTATAG